One Fusobacterium ulcerans DNA segment encodes these proteins:
- the purH gene encoding bifunctional phosphoribosylaminoimidazolecarboxamide formyltransferase/IMP cyclohydrolase, which translates to MMKRALISVFDKNGILEFANFLVNHGVEIISTGGTYKHLKENGVPVIEVAEVTGAPEMLDGRVKTLHPVIHGGILAIRDNAEHMATIKERGISTIDMVVVNLYPFFKKVNEDLTFEEKVEFIDIGGPTMLRSAAKSFHDVVVISDTADYETVMKEMKAGEVTFETKKRLAGKVFNLTSAYDAAISQFLLGDEMPKYLNASYEKLMDLRYGENPHQKAAYYVSTTDTGAMKDFDQLNGKELSFNNLRDMDVAWRTVCEFIEPACCGLKHSTPCGAAIGKNVYEAYTKAYECDPVSIFGGIVALNKEVDADTAREMVKIFLEIVIAPSFTDEALEVLRTKKNLRVIKCKHTPQDKINMVKVDGGLLIQDEDLSFTTDYEAVTEKAPTAEEMENLIFGMKVVKHVKSNAIVVVKDMMAVGIGNGETNRIWPTRQAIERAGDKIEGAILASDAFFPFRDVVDACAKAGIKAIIQPGGSMRDQESIDACNEHEMSMVFTGMRHFKH; encoded by the coding sequence TTGATGAAAAGAGCATTGATATCAGTTTTTGATAAGAATGGTATATTAGAATTTGCTAACTTTTTAGTTAATCACGGGGTAGAAATAATTTCAACTGGGGGAACCTACAAGCATTTAAAAGAAAATGGAGTACCTGTAATAGAAGTTGCTGAAGTTACTGGAGCACCTGAAATGCTTGATGGAAGAGTAAAAACTCTTCACCCAGTTATTCACGGAGGAATACTTGCTATAAGAGATAATGCAGAACATATGGCAACTATCAAAGAAAGAGGAATATCAACTATTGATATGGTAGTTGTTAATCTTTATCCTTTCTTTAAAAAAGTAAATGAAGATCTTACTTTTGAAGAAAAAGTAGAATTTATAGATATTGGTGGACCTACTATGCTTAGATCTGCTGCTAAATCTTTCCATGATGTAGTAGTTATCAGTGATACTGCTGACTATGAAACAGTAATGAAAGAAATGAAAGCTGGAGAGGTTACATTTGAAACTAAGAAAAGACTGGCTGGAAAAGTATTTAACTTAACATCAGCTTATGATGCAGCTATATCTCAATTCCTATTAGGAGACGAGATGCCTAAATATCTAAATGCTTCATATGAGAAACTAATGGATCTTAGATATGGTGAAAACCCTCACCAAAAAGCAGCTTACTATGTATCTACTACTGATACTGGAGCTATGAAGGATTTTGACCAATTAAATGGAAAAGAACTTTCATTTAACAACCTAAGAGATATGGACGTAGCTTGGAGAACTGTATGTGAATTTATAGAGCCTGCTTGCTGTGGACTAAAACACTCTACACCTTGTGGAGCAGCTATTGGTAAAAATGTTTATGAAGCTTATACAAAAGCTTATGAATGCGACCCAGTATCTATATTTGGTGGAATAGTAGCTCTAAATAAAGAAGTAGATGCTGATACAGCTAGAGAAATGGTAAAAATATTCTTAGAGATTGTTATAGCACCATCATTCACTGATGAAGCTTTAGAAGTACTTAGAACTAAGAAAAACCTTAGAGTTATAAAATGCAAACATACACCTCAGGATAAAATAAATATGGTAAAAGTAGATGGAGGACTTCTTATTCAAGATGAAGATTTAAGCTTCACAACTGATTATGAAGCAGTTACTGAAAAAGCTCCAACTGCTGAAGAGATGGAAAATCTTATCTTTGGAATGAAGGTTGTAAAACATGTAAAATCAAATGCTATTGTTGTAGTAAAAGATATGATGGCAGTAGGAATTGGAAATGGTGAAACTAACAGAATATGGCCGACTAGACAGGCAATAGAAAGAGCAGGAGATAAAATAGAAGGAGCTATCCTTGCTTCTGATGCTTTCTTCCCATTCAGAGACGTTGTAGACGCATGTGCAAAAGCTGGAATAAAAGCTATTATCCAGCCAGGTGGATCTATGAGAGATCAAGAATCTATTGATGCTTGTAACGAACATGAAATGTCAATGGTATTCACTGGTATGAGACACTTCAAACACTAA
- the purD gene encoding phosphoribosylamine--glycine ligase has product MKLLVVGSGGREHAICWKVSQNKNVEKVFCAPGNGGTATLPKGENVNIKGIDELLAFAVKENIDLTIVGSEELLVDGIVDKFQEKGLKIFGPDKKAALLEGSKAYAKDFMKKYGVKTAAYEVFTCPEKAKEYIKTCEFPLVVKASGLAAGKGVLICQNLEEALKAVDEIMVDKVFSSAGEQIVVEEFLDGVEASILSVTDSKVILPFISAKDHKKIGEKETGLNTGGMGTIAPNPYVTKEVYDAFITGIMNPTLEGIKAEGMNFAGVIFFGLMINEKGVYLLEYNMRMGDPETQVVLPLLESDFVELLESGLEGKLDTADVKWSSKSACCVVLASGGYPEAYKKGYAITGIEKADNMVFVAGAKLENGELLTNGGRVLNVVAVGDNLEDARAKAYADAEKVEFKDKCYRKDIGVLYR; this is encoded by the coding sequence ATGAAATTATTAGTAGTTGGCAGCGGTGGAAGAGAACATGCTATCTGCTGGAAAGTAAGCCAGAATAAAAATGTAGAAAAAGTTTTCTGTGCTCCCGGTAATGGAGGAACTGCAACACTTCCAAAGGGAGAAAATGTAAATATAAAAGGGATAGATGAACTTTTAGCATTTGCTGTAAAAGAAAATATAGATCTTACTATTGTAGGAAGTGAAGAACTTCTTGTAGATGGTATAGTAGATAAATTCCAGGAAAAAGGATTAAAAATATTTGGACCAGATAAAAAAGCTGCTCTTTTGGAAGGATCAAAAGCATACGCAAAAGACTTCATGAAAAAATATGGAGTAAAAACTGCTGCTTATGAAGTATTTACTTGTCCTGAAAAAGCAAAAGAATATATAAAAACTTGTGAATTCCCATTAGTTGTAAAAGCTAGTGGACTTGCAGCAGGAAAAGGAGTTCTTATCTGTCAGAATCTGGAAGAGGCTCTGAAAGCTGTAGATGAAATCATGGTAGATAAAGTATTCAGCAGTGCTGGAGAACAAATAGTTGTTGAGGAATTCTTAGATGGTGTAGAAGCTTCTATTCTATCAGTAACAGATTCTAAAGTTATACTTCCTTTTATCTCAGCTAAGGATCACAAGAAGATAGGAGAAAAGGAAACTGGATTGAATACAGGAGGAATGGGAACTATAGCTCCTAATCCTTATGTTACAAAAGAAGTATATGATGCTTTTATCACTGGAATTATGAATCCAACTTTAGAAGGAATCAAAGCTGAGGGAATGAACTTTGCAGGAGTTATTTTCTTTGGACTTATGATAAATGAAAAAGGGGTATACCTTCTTGAATACAATATGAGAATGGGAGATCCTGAAACTCAAGTAGTTTTACCTTTACTTGAATCAGACTTTGTAGAACTTCTTGAAAGTGGTTTAGAAGGTAAATTAGATACTGCTGATGTAAAGTGGAGCAGTAAATCAGCTTGTTGTGTAGTTCTTGCTTCTGGAGGATATCCTGAAGCTTACAAGAAGGGATATGCAATAACTGGAATAGAAAAAGCAGACAATATGGTATTTGTAGCTGGAGCTAAACTGGAAAATGGAGAGCTTCTGACTAATGGTGGAAGAGTATTGAATGTAGTAGCTGTTGGAGATAACTTGGAAGATGCAAGAGCGAAAGCTTATGCAGATGCTGAGAAGGTAGAATTCAAAGATAAGTGCTACAGAAAAGATATTGGAGTACTATATAGATAA